A genomic stretch from Bacterioplanes sanyensis includes:
- a CDS encoding tetratricopeptide repeat protein — MKRGLFPTTRKAVMVALAWCLGMTASADESNDPQQQADPLLVLRSAVEQGQYQHAYAVAQQQLLAYEGDPAFDFYYGFSAAQTGHYQEALFVFERLISAYPDVIRYRLELARAHFYLDNLDGAEREFRRALDSQPPERVVSTVEQFLNRIERRREQNQPQWQAGVSISAGYDSNINAATDEDRIQLLDGQLTAILSEDQRASDSGFYQLRGHAQYLYPLSQRSGIDVRFGASRKDNGLNNDYDLNSAYADVGWRVMRGSHSFGVSGQYRQYHLGGESYQDEIGAEGEWLTAFSERWAWTTTAGLKQQNNQRNSALNLLQGELEFGVNYSHQRFMQQLRGSIRTDIGDDDSLARDSFSASWSFQYAISRQAQWYGMALYQHQQYQNPLSDKNVFAPGVTREEDLTQFALGYSRQLLPTMSMFFQLSLVESSSNVEVYEYQRSLFETGIALSF, encoded by the coding sequence ACAGCATCAGCCGACGAGAGCAATGATCCGCAGCAGCAAGCAGACCCGTTACTGGTACTGCGCAGTGCTGTTGAGCAAGGACAATATCAACACGCGTATGCCGTCGCTCAGCAGCAGCTTCTGGCGTACGAAGGCGATCCAGCATTTGATTTTTACTATGGTTTTAGTGCCGCTCAGACCGGCCATTATCAAGAGGCACTGTTTGTGTTCGAGCGACTGATCAGCGCCTACCCTGACGTCATCCGCTATCGGCTGGAATTGGCGAGGGCGCACTTTTATCTCGACAACTTGGATGGTGCGGAGCGCGAGTTCCGTCGTGCCCTGGATTCCCAACCACCTGAGCGCGTCGTGAGCACCGTCGAGCAGTTCCTGAATCGCATAGAGCGCCGTCGTGAGCAGAACCAGCCGCAGTGGCAAGCCGGCGTGAGCATATCTGCGGGCTACGACAGCAACATCAATGCTGCGACCGATGAAGATCGTATTCAATTACTCGACGGCCAGCTAACAGCGATCCTTAGCGAAGATCAGCGCGCCAGTGACAGCGGCTTTTATCAGCTCAGAGGCCACGCACAATATCTGTACCCACTGAGCCAGCGCAGCGGCATTGATGTGCGCTTTGGCGCCAGTCGTAAAGACAATGGTCTAAACAACGATTACGACCTAAACAGCGCCTACGCCGATGTCGGCTGGCGCGTGATGCGCGGCTCACACTCTTTTGGCGTTTCTGGTCAATATCGCCAGTATCATCTAGGTGGTGAGTCGTACCAAGACGAGATTGGCGCTGAAGGCGAGTGGCTCACAGCATTTTCCGAGCGCTGGGCCTGGACCACGACCGCAGGTCTTAAACAGCAAAACAACCAGCGTAACTCGGCACTGAATCTGCTGCAGGGAGAGCTCGAGTTTGGTGTAAACTACAGCCACCAACGCTTCATGCAGCAGCTCAGAGGGTCAATCAGAACCGATATAGGTGATGATGATTCCCTGGCGCGAGACAGTTTCAGCGCCAGCTGGAGCTTTCAATATGCCATCAGTCGTCAAGCGCAGTGGTATGGCATGGCACTGTATCAGCATCAGCAATATCAAAATCCACTGTCGGACAAAAACGTCTTTGCCCCAGGGGTAACACGCGAAGAAGACCTCACGCAGTTCGCGCTTGGGTACAGCCGCCAGCTGCTCCCAACGATGAGCATGTTTTTTCAACTCAGCTTGGTCGAGAGCAGCAGTAACGTCGAGGTATACGAATACCAGCGTTCCCTGTTTGAAACCGGCATAGCGCTGTCATTCTGA